One Curtobacterium sp. BH-2-1-1 genomic region harbors:
- a CDS encoding PTS transporter subunit EIIC gives MTDAQQLAQQILDTVGGSSNIADVENCMTRLRVEVASPSSVDLPALQATEGVMAAIAAGSNLQIVLGPGLVDRVADSLESLRDAPVPGASSASVSPEELAARGASIKASARARSDGRTMRAIRRISAIFIPLIPALIACGLIAGINGILTNLGWLPGATPFLGVLSSGFLSLLAVFVGMNAAKEFGGTPILGGAVGGIIVAAGVANVTVFGETLAPGQGGVLGALAGGILAAYVERFMRKVTPDVIALIVVPTVTILVAGSVTLGILMSVAGVVSVAIGTAATWLLANGGAFAGFILGGLFLPLVMTGMHQGLIPIHATLIEQTGWTVLLPVLAMGGAGQIGACIALWVRFRSNAPLVRTIRGALPAGFLGVGEPLIYGVTLPLGRPFITACIGGAFGGGVVGLFDQLGHSVGAIAIGASDLSLIPLLNGSSGYGWALLGYGSGLVVAYVVGFVATMFFGVSASVRADLEAQAATSTDDTVALRASLDVAFMPPGRTGTNLR, from the coding sequence TGTGGATCTGCCCGCTCTCCAGGCCACCGAGGGCGTCATGGCCGCCATCGCGGCCGGCTCGAACCTGCAGATCGTGCTCGGGCCGGGGTTGGTGGACCGGGTGGCTGATTCGCTCGAGTCCTTGCGTGATGCTCCTGTTCCGGGTGCGTCCTCGGCTTCGGTGTCGCCCGAGGAGCTGGCGGCGCGGGGCGCGTCGATCAAGGCATCCGCCCGTGCCCGTTCCGACGGCCGCACCATGCGTGCCATCCGTCGCATCTCGGCCATCTTCATCCCGCTCATCCCCGCGCTGATCGCCTGTGGGCTCATCGCCGGGATCAACGGCATCCTGACGAACCTCGGGTGGCTGCCCGGGGCGACGCCGTTCCTCGGCGTGCTGTCCTCCGGGTTCCTGTCCCTGCTCGCCGTGTTCGTCGGGATGAACGCCGCGAAGGAGTTCGGCGGGACGCCCATCCTCGGTGGTGCCGTCGGCGGCATCATCGTCGCGGCCGGGGTCGCGAACGTCACCGTGTTCGGTGAGACCCTGGCGCCCGGGCAGGGCGGTGTGCTCGGAGCGCTGGCGGGCGGCATCCTCGCGGCCTACGTCGAGCGCTTCATGCGGAAGGTCACGCCCGACGTCATCGCGCTCATCGTCGTGCCGACCGTCACCATCCTCGTCGCCGGCTCCGTGACGCTCGGCATCCTGATGTCCGTCGCCGGCGTCGTCTCGGTCGCCATCGGTACGGCTGCCACGTGGCTGCTCGCGAACGGCGGGGCCTTCGCCGGGTTCATCCTCGGCGGGCTCTTCCTGCCGCTCGTCATGACCGGGATGCACCAGGGGCTCATCCCGATCCACGCCACGCTCATCGAGCAGACCGGGTGGACCGTGCTGCTGCCCGTGCTGGCGATGGGCGGTGCCGGGCAGATCGGTGCGTGCATCGCACTGTGGGTGCGGTTCCGGTCGAACGCCCCGCTCGTGCGGACGATCCGCGGGGCGCTGCCGGCAGGGTTCCTCGGGGTCGGCGAGCCGCTGATCTACGGTGTGACGCTCCCCCTCGGGCGGCCGTTCATCACGGCGTGCATCGGTGGGGCGTTCGGTGGCGGGGTCGTCGGGCTGTTCGACCAGCTCGGGCACTCCGTGGGGGCGATCGCCATCGGGGCGTCGGATCTGTCGCTCATCCCGCTGTTGAACGGGTCCTCCGGCTACGGCTGGGCGTTGCTCGGGTACGGGTCGGGGCTCGTGGTGGCGTACGTCGTGGGGTTCGTGGCGACGATGTTCTTTGGCGTGTCGGCGTCGGTGCGGGCTGATCTCGAGGCGCAGGCGGCGACGTCGACCGATGACACCGTGGCCCTGCGAGCATCTCTCGATGTTGCCTTTATGCCGCCTGGACGGACGGGAACGAATCTACGCTGA